In Mustelus asterias chromosome 30, sMusAst1.hap1.1, whole genome shotgun sequence, a genomic segment contains:
- the LOC144480992 gene encoding uncharacterized protein LOC144480992 — MEKPWKCGDCGKGFKYQSRLEYHRHTHTGERPFLCSVCGKGFTRSSDLLRHQTTHYEERPFTCSTCEKAFIQSSDLRIHQRVHTGERPFTCSDCGKRFSQSAHLLAHQRVHTGEKPFTCSECGKAFIHSSHLVRHQRVHTGEKLFNCSMCGKGFTQSPHLVRHQRLHK, encoded by the coding sequence atggagaaaccatggaaatgtggggactgtgggaagggattcaaatacCAATCTCGGCTGGAATATCatcgacacactcacactggggagagaccgttcctcTGCTccgtgtgcgggaagggattcactcggtcatccgaccttcTGAGACACCAAACCACTCACTATGaggaaagaccattcacctgctccacgtGTGAGAAGGCATTCATTCAATCATCCGATCtcaggatacaccagcgagttcacactggagagaggccattcacctgctctgactgtgggaagagattcagtcagtCAGCCCACCtgctggcacaccagcgagttcacacgggggaaaagccgttcacctgctctgagtgtgggaaagcattcatcCATTCATCCcacctggtgagacaccagcgagttcacactggggagaagttgtttaactgctccatgtgtgggaagggattcactcagtcaccccacctggtgagacaccagcggCTTCACAAATGA
- the LOC144480991 gene encoding uncharacterized protein LOC144480991, translating to MEKLWKCGHCGKGFRFPSELEIHRRSHTGERPFTCTKCAKGFTNSSDLMTHQRVHTGERPFICSQCGKGFSRSSNLRIHQRIHSGERPFTCSKCVMSFSRLSQLQTHQRVHTGERPFTCSECGKGFSLSYNLQIHQRVHTRERPFTCSECGKAFTTSSDLLRHERVHTGERPFSCPECEKRFNRLSHLQTHQRVHSRERLFS from the coding sequence atggagaaactgtggaaatgtggacattgtgggaagggattcagattcccctcagagctggaaattcatcggcgcagtcacactggagagagaccattcacctgcactaAGTGTGCAAAGGGATTTACTAATTCATCCGACTtaatgacacaccagcgggttcacacaggggagaggccgttcatctgttcacagtgtggaaagggattctctcgCTCCTCCAACCTccggatacaccagcgaattcacagtggggagaggccatttacctgctccaagtgtgtgaTGAGTTTCAGTCGGTTATCTcagttgcagacacaccagcgagttcacactggggagaggccattcacctgctctgaatgtggaaagggattctctctCTCCTACAACctacagatacaccagcgagttcacaccagggagagaccgttcacctgctctgagtgtgggaaagcattcactacttcatctgacctgctgagacatgaacgagttcacacaggggagaggccattcagctgtccagagtgtgagaagagatttaatcgattatctcacttgcagacacaccagcgagttcacagtagggagaggctgttcagctgA